One part of the Bradyrhizobium sp. CB1650 genome encodes these proteins:
- a CDS encoding DUF6691 family protein gives MAILVQFAIGLIFGVGLIVSGMSNPAKVLNFLDVGGIPAGMWDASLAFVMVGAIAVTFLGFNRVLKLARPFFAERFYVPTRTDIDPRIVAGPAIFGIGWGLVGFCPGPALTALGFGSASAFIFVAAMCAGMVLARFIAHLPSSTRFVTPPDPLET, from the coding sequence ATGGCCATTCTCGTTCAATTCGCAATCGGTCTGATCTTTGGCGTCGGCCTCATCGTCTCCGGCATGTCGAATCCGGCAAAGGTGCTGAACTTCCTGGATGTCGGCGGGATCCCGGCAGGGATGTGGGACGCGAGCCTCGCCTTCGTGATGGTCGGCGCAATCGCAGTGACCTTCCTCGGCTTCAACCGTGTCTTGAAGCTCGCGCGGCCATTCTTCGCCGAGCGGTTTTACGTTCCGACGCGAACGGATATCGATCCGAGAATTGTCGCCGGTCCCGCCATCTTCGGCATCGGCTGGGGGCTAGTAGGGTTTTGTCCGGGACCGGCGCTGACCGCGCTCGGATTTGGTTCGGCCTCCGCCTTCATTTTCGTCGCCGCGATGTGTGCCGGCATGGTGCTGGCCCGCTTCATCGCTCACCTGCCGTCGTCGACGCGCTTTGTCACGCCGCCCGATCCGCTCGAAACTTGA
- a CDS encoding pyrroloquinoline quinone-dependent dehydrogenase gives MLLVARPCSAWDSWGGDAGGSRFSPLQQITPDNVGKLVRAFEFHTGDLSARPPEVMRRTKFQATPLFVEDSLIFCSPFNEVIALDPGTGVQKWRYDPKIATNQRPANRYVCRGVTYWIDDKAPADAACRSRIFMGTNDVRLIALDAKTGVPCADFGNGGEIRLDIGTALEWPGEFQITSPPAIGRGVIVVGSAIGDNRRVDAPSGVVRAFDARSGQPRWTFEPLRRDGIAAGHANVWAPMSVDEARGFVFLPTSSPSPDFWGGRRPGNNEHANSVVALRIETGELVWAFQTVHHDVWDYDLPAQPTLTRIETGNGQRDVVIQPTKQGFVFVLDRDTGKPVWPVEERAVPQGGAEGERLSPTQPFPTHVPALTSQTISNDDALSLLPGLRRSPCERQFAEARNEGLYTPPSTQGSLEFPFTGGGVNWGSAAFDPVRQILYANTGRAVHLIKLIPRAEAAGFNPPPGHDFGRQQGAPFAMSRAVVMSPLGLLCNKPPWGEMVAVDLKAGKILWRSTVGTTEDLAPLGMPLPWGAPLVNGLAVTAGGLVFTGAMDAYLRAFDARSGKELWQGRLPVPGVANPMTYLWNGEQYVAIGAGGHSEAGTSIGDSVVAFRLARPGEGPSLWSRTIDRPGGRLLAASSAIALAIIALVIAGLRWRRKRRIKQA, from the coding sequence CTGTTGCTGGTGGCGCGGCCATGCTCGGCCTGGGACAGCTGGGGTGGCGATGCCGGCGGCTCGCGCTTCTCGCCGTTGCAGCAGATCACGCCCGACAATGTCGGCAAGCTCGTTCGAGCCTTCGAATTCCACACCGGCGATCTCTCGGCTCGTCCTCCTGAGGTGATGCGGCGGACAAAATTCCAGGCGACGCCGCTGTTCGTCGAGGACAGCTTGATCTTCTGCTCACCCTTCAACGAGGTGATCGCGCTCGATCCCGGCACCGGCGTGCAGAAGTGGCGTTACGATCCGAAGATCGCCACCAATCAGCGTCCTGCCAATCGCTACGTCTGCCGCGGCGTCACCTACTGGATCGACGACAAGGCGCCCGCGGACGCCGCCTGTCGATCGCGCATCTTCATGGGCACGAATGATGTCCGCCTGATTGCGCTCGATGCGAAAACAGGAGTCCCGTGTGCCGATTTCGGCAATGGCGGCGAGATCAGGCTCGATATCGGCACGGCGCTGGAATGGCCCGGCGAATTCCAGATCACCTCGCCGCCTGCGATCGGCCGCGGTGTGATCGTGGTCGGCTCCGCGATCGGCGACAACCGCCGCGTCGATGCACCGAGCGGCGTGGTGCGAGCGTTCGATGCGCGCAGCGGCCAGCCGCGTTGGACTTTCGAGCCACTCAGGCGCGACGGCATCGCGGCCGGGCATGCCAACGTCTGGGCGCCGATGTCGGTCGACGAGGCGCGTGGGTTCGTATTCCTGCCGACATCCTCGCCGTCGCCGGACTTCTGGGGTGGCAGGCGTCCCGGCAACAACGAGCATGCCAATTCAGTTGTCGCCTTGCGCATCGAAACCGGCGAGCTCGTGTGGGCGTTCCAGACCGTGCATCACGACGTCTGGGACTACGATCTGCCGGCGCAGCCGACGCTGACGCGGATCGAGACCGGCAACGGTCAGCGCGATGTGGTGATCCAGCCGACCAAGCAGGGTTTCGTCTTCGTGCTCGACCGCGACACCGGCAAGCCGGTGTGGCCGGTCGAGGAGCGCGCGGTGCCGCAAGGCGGTGCCGAGGGCGAAAGGCTGTCGCCGACGCAGCCGTTCCCGACGCATGTGCCGGCGCTGACGTCCCAGACCATCTCGAACGACGATGCACTCTCGCTATTGCCCGGCCTGCGCCGCTCTCCTTGCGAGCGGCAGTTCGCGGAGGCGCGCAACGAGGGGCTGTACACACCGCCTTCGACGCAAGGCTCGCTGGAATTTCCGTTCACCGGCGGCGGCGTGAACTGGGGCAGCGCAGCCTTCGATCCGGTCCGCCAGATCCTCTACGCCAACACTGGTCGCGCCGTGCATCTCATCAAGCTGATCCCGCGTGCGGAGGCTGCGGGATTCAATCCGCCGCCCGGACATGATTTCGGCCGGCAGCAGGGCGCGCCGTTCGCCATGTCGCGCGCGGTGGTGATGTCGCCGCTCGGGCTGCTCTGCAACAAGCCGCCCTGGGGCGAGATGGTCGCGGTCGATCTGAAGGCGGGCAAGATCCTCTGGCGTTCGACCGTCGGCACCACCGAGGATCTGGCGCCGCTGGGCATGCCGCTTCCCTGGGGCGCGCCGCTCGTCAACGGGCTTGCGGTCACCGCAGGCGGTCTCGTCTTCACCGGCGCGATGGATGCTTACTTGCGCGCGTTCGATGCGCGAAGCGGCAAGGAGCTGTGGCAGGGCCGTCTGCCGGTGCCCGGTGTCGCCAATCCCATGACCTATCTCTGGAACGGTGAGCAGTATGTCGCGATCGGCGCGGGCGGCCACTCCGAAGCCGGCACCTCGATCGGCGACAGCGTCGTCGCGTTTCGCCTGGCGCGGCCGGGCGAGGGGCCGTCACTGTGGTCGCGCACCATCGATCGTCCCGGCGGCCGGCTGTTGGCGGCATCCTCAGCGATCGCGCTTGCGATCATCGCGCTCGTGATCGCGGGCCTGCGCTGGCGCCGCAAGCGTCGTATCAAGCAAGCATGA
- a CDS encoding WHG domain-containing protein gives MAKTETKTKSETSRRARRTSSAVGRPRPVSRAAGTKTETPYHHGALREALLEAAERVLERDGLGGLTLRAVAREAGVSHAAPTHHFGDLTGLVSELAAIGFRQFNAAMASACDAATTPLERALARPKAYVAYAQAHPGMYGLMFRTERLDYSRPSLHEAAEASFAGLANAIGAMRQEQISGHALTLDQGAAIARAWSMVHGFTTLLLDGRLKDILERLPKGTTVEGLLEAMLKSTVAPKFPT, from the coding sequence ATGGCCAAAACCGAGACCAAGACCAAGTCCGAAACGTCGCGCCGCGCGCGCAGGACGTCATCCGCCGTTGGACGGCCTCGCCCCGTGTCGCGCGCCGCCGGCACGAAGACCGAGACGCCTTATCACCACGGCGCACTGCGTGAGGCGCTGCTGGAGGCGGCCGAGCGGGTGCTGGAGCGCGACGGGCTCGGTGGCCTGACGCTGCGCGCGGTGGCGCGGGAGGCGGGCGTGTCGCATGCCGCCCCCACGCATCATTTCGGCGACCTGACCGGGCTCGTCAGCGAGCTCGCGGCGATCGGCTTTCGGCAATTCAACGCGGCCATGGCGTCGGCCTGCGACGCCGCCACCACGCCGCTCGAACGCGCGCTGGCGCGGCCCAAAGCCTATGTCGCCTACGCACAGGCTCATCCCGGCATGTACGGCCTGATGTTCCGCACCGAGCGGCTCGACTATTCCCGGCCTTCGCTGCATGAGGCTGCCGAGGCGTCCTTCGCCGGGCTAGCCAATGCCATCGGCGCAATGCGACAGGAGCAGATCAGCGGCCACGCACTGACGCTGGACCAGGGCGCCGCGATCGCGCGAGCTTGGTCGATGGTGCATGGCTTCACCACGCTGCTGCTCGACGGCCGGCTCAAGGACATCCTCGAACGGCTGCCCAAGGGCACGACGGTCGAAGGGCTGCTGGAAGCGATGCTCAAGTCGACGGTGGCGCCGAAGTTCCCGACGTGA
- a CDS encoding PilZ domain-containing protein, producing the protein MIEKRAAQRHRVFKGGTITFEGSGIACTVRNMSEGGAAVDLDSFVTLPQSFTLSIARDNFVRNCRPVWRNDTRVGIAFVQ; encoded by the coding sequence ATGATCGAGAAGCGTGCAGCGCAGCGTCACCGTGTTTTCAAGGGCGGCACGATCACCTTTGAAGGCAGCGGCATCGCGTGCACGGTGCGAAACATGTCGGAAGGCGGCGCAGCAGTCGATCTGGACAGCTTCGTCACGCTGCCGCAATCGTTCACGCTGTCGATCGCGCGCGACAATTTCGTGCGGAATTGCCGCCCGGTGTGGCGCAACGACACCCGTGTCGGCATCGCCTTCGTGCAATAG
- a CDS encoding carotenoid oxygenase family protein: protein MQQDAFAERRSNLAPIPFEADAPFLKIVGELPRELNGTLYRNGPNPQFESVGAHWFVGDGMLHAFHLENGRASYRNRWVRTPKWQAEHDAGRALFGGFGRKLPDAPAHVTDGGVANTNIIFHAGKLLALEEAHLPTAIEPGTLATRGYCSYQGRVAGTFTAHPKIDPATGELVFFGYNAAGPLTPALSYGSIDASAKVTRFERFEAPYASMVHDFIVTENHVLFPILPLTGSIARATSGKPPYAWEPEKGAYVGVMKRKGTVKDIVWFRAETCYVFHVMNAWEDGNRIVADVMQFEEAPLFPHPDGRPTNAESSFARHCRWTFDLTGNTDRFQQTYLDDLTGEFPRVDDRRAGLKSRHGWYACANPRLPMFGALSGIVHVDGNGRRLGHYLLPAGDTISEPVFVERSEDAQEGDGWLLAVIWRARDNRSDLAVFNATDVEAGPVALVQLGHRVPDGFHGNWVGAQ, encoded by the coding sequence GTGCAGCAGGACGCCTTCGCAGAGCGCCGCAGCAATCTCGCGCCGATCCCGTTCGAGGCCGACGCACCGTTCCTCAAGATCGTCGGAGAGCTGCCGCGCGAGCTGAACGGCACGCTCTATCGCAACGGACCCAATCCGCAGTTCGAATCCGTGGGCGCGCACTGGTTCGTCGGCGACGGCATGCTGCACGCCTTTCATCTCGAGAACGGCCGTGCCAGCTACCGCAACCGCTGGGTCCGCACACCGAAATGGCAGGCCGAGCACGATGCCGGCCGTGCGCTGTTCGGCGGCTTCGGCCGCAAGCTGCCGGATGCACCGGCGCACGTGACCGACGGCGGCGTCGCCAACACCAACATCATCTTCCACGCCGGCAAGCTGCTCGCGCTGGAGGAGGCGCATCTGCCGACCGCGATCGAACCGGGCACGCTCGCCACGCGCGGCTATTGCAGCTACCAGGGCCGCGTCGCCGGCACCTTCACCGCGCATCCGAAGATCGATCCGGCAACCGGCGAGCTGGTGTTCTTCGGCTACAACGCCGCCGGACCGCTCACGCCCGCCCTCTCCTACGGATCGATCGATGCATCAGCCAAAGTGACGCGCTTCGAGCGGTTCGAGGCGCCCTATGCCAGCATGGTGCACGACTTCATCGTCACCGAAAACCACGTGCTGTTTCCGATCCTGCCGCTCACGGGAAGCATCGCGCGCGCGACGAGCGGCAAGCCGCCTTACGCCTGGGAGCCTGAGAAAGGCGCCTATGTCGGCGTGATGAAGCGCAAGGGCACGGTGAAGGACATCGTCTGGTTCCGCGCGGAGACCTGCTACGTCTTCCACGTCATGAATGCGTGGGAGGACGGCAACCGTATCGTCGCCGACGTCATGCAGTTCGAGGAGGCGCCGCTGTTTCCGCATCCCGACGGACGGCCGACGAATGCCGAGAGCTCCTTCGCGCGCCATTGCCGCTGGACCTTCGATCTCACCGGCAATACCGACCGCTTCCAGCAGACCTATCTCGACGATCTCACCGGCGAATTCCCCCGCGTCGACGATCGCCGCGCCGGTTTGAAGAGCCGTCATGGCTGGTACGCCTGCGCCAATCCGAGGCTGCCGATGTTCGGCGCGCTGTCCGGCATTGTCCATGTCGACGGCAACGGCCGCCGGCTTGGACACTATCTGCTGCCGGCCGGCGACACCATCTCCGAACCGGTTTTCGTCGAACGATCCGAGGATGCTCAGGAAGGCGATGGCTGGCTGCTCGCGGTGATCTGGCGCGCGCGGGACAACCGCAGCGACCTCGCCGTGTTCAACGCCACCGACGTCGAGGCTGGCCCGGTCGCGCTGGTGCAGCTCGGCCACCGCGTCCCTGACGGTTTTCACGGCAATTGGGTGGGAGCGCAGTAA
- a CDS encoding SET domain-containing protein — protein sequence MPVISSNKPYRVGRSKTGLGLFATKPIKKGTRIIRYFGPILDTRIPEHDEIENKYLFELNGRWTIDGSVRKNLARYINHSCRPNAESDVRPRERKVYIRAIKNIEPGDEINYDYGTDYFKAYLKPIGCKCASCERKRKKLRAEARAERAKVKARAERKAQKAGAKVGAKKKLNGHANGKANGRARA from the coding sequence ATGCCAGTCATCTCGTCCAACAAACCTTATCGCGTCGGCCGCTCCAAGACAGGACTCGGTCTTTTCGCCACCAAACCGATCAAGAAGGGGACCCGGATCATCCGCTATTTCGGACCGATCCTGGATACGCGCATTCCCGAACACGACGAGATCGAGAACAAATACCTGTTCGAGCTCAACGGCCGCTGGACCATCGACGGCTCCGTACGCAAGAATCTGGCGCGCTACATCAATCATTCCTGCCGGCCAAATGCGGAATCCGATGTCCGTCCGCGCGAGCGCAAGGTCTATATCCGCGCCATCAAGAACATCGAGCCGGGCGACGAGATCAACTACGACTACGGCACGGATTATTTCAAAGCCTATCTGAAACCGATCGGCTGCAAGTGCGCCTCCTGCGAGAGGAAGCGCAAGAAGCTGCGCGCCGAGGCGCGGGCCGAACGAGCCAAGGTGAAGGCGCGTGCGGAGCGCAAGGCGCAGAAGGCGGGCGCGAAGGTTGGCGCCAAGAAGAAGCTCAACGGCCACGCCAACGGCAAGGCGAACGGCCGCGCGCGGGCGTAG
- a CDS encoding GNAT family N-acetyltransferase yields the protein MIDIAHQAAINPASATDAAPACTLVPLASVDIGQWRALAQQAVEPNGYYLPAWELAVSATAQGRTDAMALRAFNASSKRLIGLMPVISLWRASKIPLPALVSAHPYGTLCSPLIDRVSSIEAAARLLQRARDAGAHALILRDVALDGAAMTSLNDVLARTGLKPRVLSSYVRAALDARQDGETLLREALGARKLKELRRQRHRLEELGPVVFEVARRPDEIGPALETFLQLETSGWKGKRGTALVQNAGDATFIRRAVPELAETAQCEIVCLRAGTTPVAAGIVLRHQDRAFFFKLGIDERFAKYSPGVQLTIELTRHLCADPAIASADSTANADHPMINPIWRGRFAIGDVLIPLRRNDPVAVIIHAALVARGVAYEAARRAVRLLRK from the coding sequence GTGATCGACATCGCGCACCAGGCTGCGATCAATCCGGCATCTGCGACTGACGCCGCGCCGGCGTGCACGCTCGTCCCGCTCGCCTCCGTCGATATTGGGCAATGGCGCGCGCTGGCCCAGCAGGCGGTCGAGCCGAATGGCTACTATCTGCCCGCCTGGGAGCTCGCCGTCAGCGCGACGGCGCAGGGCCGCACCGATGCGATGGCCCTGCGTGCATTCAATGCATCGTCGAAGCGGCTGATCGGGCTGATGCCGGTGATCTCGCTTTGGCGCGCGAGCAAGATTCCCCTGCCCGCGCTGGTGAGCGCCCATCCCTATGGCACGCTGTGCAGCCCGCTGATCGACCGCGTCTCCTCAATCGAAGCTGCCGCGCGTCTGCTCCAGCGTGCACGCGATGCCGGCGCGCATGCGCTGATCCTGCGTGACGTCGCGCTCGACGGCGCGGCGATGACATCGCTCAATGATGTGCTGGCCCGAACCGGCCTGAAGCCGCGCGTGCTGAGCTCCTACGTTCGTGCCGCGCTCGACGCGAGGCAGGACGGCGAGACGCTGCTGCGCGAGGCGCTCGGCGCCAGGAAGCTCAAGGAGCTGCGCCGTCAGCGCCATCGCCTCGAGGAGCTGGGTCCCGTCGTGTTCGAGGTGGCGCGCCGGCCGGACGAGATCGGTCCGGCGCTCGAGACCTTCCTGCAACTCGAAACCAGCGGCTGGAAAGGCAAGCGCGGCACCGCACTGGTTCAGAATGCCGGCGATGCGACTTTCATCCGCCGTGCCGTGCCGGAGCTCGCCGAGACCGCGCAATGCGAGATCGTCTGCTTGCGCGCCGGCACGACACCGGTCGCGGCCGGCATCGTGCTGCGCCATCAGGACCGCGCCTTCTTCTTCAAGCTCGGCATCGATGAGCGCTTTGCAAAATATTCGCCGGGCGTGCAGCTCACAATCGAGCTCACCCGTCACCTCTGCGCCGATCCCGCGATAGCGAGTGCCGATTCCACTGCAAACGCCGACCATCCCATGATCAACCCGATCTGGCGCGGCCGCTTTGCGATCGGCGACGTGCTGATCCCGCTCCGGCGAAACGATCCGGTCGCGGTGATCATTCACGCAGCGCTGGTGGCGCGCGGTGTCGCCTACGAGGCGGCGCGACGTGCAGTTCGCCTGCTGCGGAAATAA
- a CDS encoding YeeE/YedE family protein, translating into MIATPFTPIASLLGGALIGLAAVLLMWATGRIAGVSGIAARLFPPYEDREFAGRLAFVAGLVAAPVLVRLAIGSLPVQTIEAGTAVLLAGGLLTGFGSVWGSGCTSGHGVCGLSRLSVRSLVATITFMAAGMATVFVMRHWS; encoded by the coding sequence ATGATCGCCACGCCTTTCACACCGATTGCCTCGCTCCTGGGCGGTGCGTTGATCGGTCTGGCCGCCGTGCTCCTGATGTGGGCGACGGGACGGATCGCTGGCGTCAGCGGCATCGCGGCGCGGCTGTTTCCGCCGTACGAGGACCGCGAATTCGCCGGCCGGCTCGCCTTCGTCGCAGGCCTCGTTGCCGCACCCGTCTTGGTGCGGCTCGCCATCGGCAGCCTGCCGGTGCAGACGATCGAAGCGGGAACGGCGGTCCTGCTTGCCGGCGGGCTGCTGACGGGCTTCGGCTCGGTGTGGGGCAGCGGCTGTACGTCCGGCCATGGCGTCTGCGGCCTGTCGCGGCTGTCGGTGCGCTCGCTGGTCGCGACCATCACCTTCATGGCGGCGGGCATGGCCACCGTCTTCGTGATGCGGCATTGGAGCTGA
- a CDS encoding helix-turn-helix transcriptional regulator produces MNAHASTARTERSQPIHIGDHLRDWRQRRRMSQLDLAGEAEISARHLSFVETGRAVPSREMVLKLAERLDVPLRERNVLLVAAGYAPAFPQRPLEDPALKSARQAIDLVLKAHEPNPALAVDRHWNLVSANRMVAPLLDGIPQRLLGQPFNVLRLAFHPEALAPRTVNLAEWCGHLLERLHRQCEATADPELIKLYNDLKSYPIPARAGPLSTDNVAIPFKLRHEGEILSFFSTTMVFGTPVDITLSELALETFFPADERTAERLKQMAAGMT; encoded by the coding sequence ATGAACGCACATGCATCAACGGCACGCACCGAGCGAAGCCAGCCGATCCATATCGGCGATCACCTGCGCGATTGGCGGCAGCGCCGCCGCATGAGCCAGCTCGATCTCGCCGGTGAGGCCGAGATCTCGGCGCGGCACTTGAGCTTCGTCGAGACCGGCCGTGCCGTGCCGTCGCGCGAGATGGTGCTCAAGCTCGCCGAACGTCTCGACGTGCCCTTGCGCGAACGCAACGTGCTGCTGGTCGCGGCCGGCTACGCGCCCGCCTTTCCGCAGCGCCCGCTGGAGGATCCCGCCTTGAAATCAGCTCGCCAGGCGATCGACCTCGTGCTCAAAGCACATGAGCCCAATCCCGCGCTCGCGGTGGACCGGCACTGGAACCTGGTGTCCGCCAACCGCATGGTGGCGCCGCTGCTCGACGGCATTCCGCAGCGGCTGCTCGGCCAGCCCTTCAACGTGCTGCGGCTCGCCTTTCACCCGGAGGCGCTGGCGCCGCGCACGGTCAATCTCGCGGAGTGGTGCGGGCATCTCTTGGAGCGGCTGCATCGCCAGTGTGAGGCGACCGCCGATCCCGAATTGATCAAGCTCTACAATGACCTCAAGAGCTACCCGATTCCGGCGCGCGCGGGGCCGCTGTCGACCGACAATGTCGCGATCCCCTTCAAGCTGCGCCACGAGGGCGAGATACTAAGTTTCTTCTCCACCACCATGGTGTTCGGTACACCTGTCGACATCACCCTGTCCGAGCTGGCCCTGGAGACTTTCTTCCCGGCCGACGAGCGCACCGCCGAGCGGCTGAAGCAGATGGCGGCAGGTATGACCTGA
- a CDS encoding DsbA family oxidoreductase: protein MSTLKPLQIDVVSDVVCPWCYIGKHRIESALALVPDVPVKLAFRPFFLNPWVPREGISREDYLTTKFGSVEAYKGIAGRVVAAASEEGLVYRPELVQRQPNTIDCHRLIRWAEAIGKAPEMKQRLMELYFRDGGDLTDVNVLVQAAADVGLDADDVRRRLATDEDVARISADAQEAADKGISGVPTYVFAQKYAVSGAQDPNLLARAIRQVSAEINAQAAE from the coding sequence ATGAGCACACTGAAACCGCTCCAGATCGACGTTGTCTCCGACGTGGTGTGCCCGTGGTGCTACATCGGCAAGCACAGGATCGAGAGCGCGCTCGCACTCGTCCCGGATGTGCCGGTCAAGCTCGCTTTCCGCCCGTTTTTCCTCAATCCCTGGGTGCCGCGCGAGGGCATCAGCCGCGAGGACTATCTCACCACCAAGTTCGGCTCGGTCGAGGCCTATAAGGGCATTGCCGGACGCGTCGTTGCGGCGGCGAGCGAAGAGGGCCTCGTCTATCGGCCCGAGCTGGTGCAGCGCCAGCCCAACACCATCGACTGCCATCGCCTGATCCGGTGGGCGGAGGCGATCGGCAAGGCGCCCGAGATGAAGCAGCGCCTGATGGAGCTCTATTTCCGCGATGGCGGCGATCTCACCGACGTGAACGTGCTGGTGCAGGCTGCGGCCGATGTCGGGCTCGATGCCGACGATGTGCGGCGCCGCCTCGCCACCGATGAGGATGTCGCGCGCATCTCGGCGGACGCGCAGGAAGCCGCCGACAAGGGCATCTCCGGCGTGCCGACCTATGTGTTCGCGCAGAAATACGCCGTCTCCGGTGCGCAGGATCCGAACCTGCTCGCCCGCGCCATCCGCCAGGTGTCGGCGGAGATCAACGCGCAGGCGGCGGAGTAG
- a CDS encoding septation protein IspZ gives MKDVFARLASDFLSAIIFLVIYLVTDNVILATSVAIAGAIAQVIYARVKGRQLNFMTYASLALVIVLGAVTLFTNDPRFMLAKPSIAHFAIGLIMLKRGWMLRYVPPIVAETVPEYVTAAGYAWAALMFVIGVGMIAVASTGDLKLWAFYISVVAGGAKILAFAVQYVVLRLIVTSRLRAAARA, from the coding sequence ATGAAGGACGTGTTCGCCCGCCTCGCCTCCGACTTCCTCTCCGCCATCATCTTCCTGGTCATCTATCTCGTCACCGACAACGTCATCCTGGCGACGTCGGTGGCGATTGCCGGCGCGATCGCGCAAGTCATCTATGCCCGCGTCAAGGGACGCCAGCTCAATTTCATGACCTATGCGAGCCTCGCGCTGGTCATCGTGCTCGGCGCGGTCACGCTGTTCACCAACGATCCCCGCTTCATGCTGGCAAAGCCCTCGATCGCGCATTTCGCGATCGGGCTCATCATGCTCAAGCGCGGCTGGATGCTGCGCTATGTGCCGCCGATCGTCGCGGAGACCGTTCCGGAATATGTGACGGCGGCCGGCTATGCCTGGGCGGCGCTGATGTTCGTGATCGGCGTGGGCATGATCGCGGTGGCCTCGACCGGCGACCTGAAGCTGTGGGCGTTCTACATCTCGGTGGTCGCGGGCGGCGCCAAGATCCTGGCCTTCGCCGTACAGTACGTCGTTCTGCGGCTCATCGTCACAAGCCGCCTGCGCGCCGCCGCTCGCGCCTAA
- a CDS encoding fumarate hydratase, with translation MNAPTAFPDPSKPVPPYKHTPLFPLGKDETPYKKVTSEGVRVEKVLGKDMLVVSREALRALSEAAFGDINHYLRPGHLKQLRSILEDSEASPNDKFVALDFLKNANIAAGGVLPMCQDTGTAIIMGKKGCNVITDGDDEAALSEGARDAYLRRNLRYSQVAPLSMYEEKNTANNMPAQCEIYAEGDDAYKFMFMAKGGGSANKSFLFQATPSVLTKERLLAFLKEKILTLGTAACPPYHLAIVIGGTSAELCMKTVKLASARYLDALPTHGSPDGNAFRDIEMEKEIHKMTQSLGVGAQFGGKYFCHDVRVIRMPRHGASLPIGLGVSCSADRQVLGKITRDGVYLEELEHNPAQYLPQVEQSLGGEVVKIDLNQPMKDILATFAKYPIKTRVSMTGTMIVARDSAHAKLRERLEKGEPLPDYFKNHPVYYAGPAKTPEGYASGAFGPTTAGRMDSFVDQFQAAGGSMVMVAKGNRAPAVREACKMYGGFYLGSIGGAAANLAEHCIKKVEVLEYPELGMEAIWRIEVVDFPAFIIIDDKGNDFFKELNLG, from the coding sequence ATGAACGCACCCACCGCCTTTCCCGACCCGTCAAAACCCGTCCCGCCCTACAAGCACACCCCCTTGTTCCCGCTGGGGAAGGACGAGACGCCCTACAAGAAGGTCACGAGCGAGGGCGTCCGGGTCGAGAAGGTGCTGGGCAAGGACATGCTGGTGGTGTCGCGCGAGGCGCTGCGGGCGTTGTCGGAGGCCGCCTTCGGCGACATCAACCACTATCTGCGCCCGGGTCATCTGAAGCAGCTTCGTTCGATCCTGGAGGACTCCGAGGCGAGCCCGAACGACAAGTTCGTCGCGCTCGACTTCCTGAAGAACGCCAACATCGCCGCCGGCGGCGTGCTGCCGATGTGCCAGGACACCGGCACCGCGATCATCATGGGCAAGAAGGGCTGCAACGTGATCACCGACGGCGACGACGAGGCCGCGCTGTCGGAGGGCGCGCGCGATGCTTACTTGCGCCGCAACCTGCGCTACTCGCAGGTAGCTCCCTTGTCGATGTACGAGGAGAAGAACACCGCCAACAACATGCCGGCGCAGTGCGAGATCTACGCCGAGGGCGACGACGCCTACAAGTTCATGTTCATGGCGAAGGGCGGCGGCAGCGCGAACAAGAGCTTCCTGTTCCAGGCGACGCCCTCGGTGCTGACCAAGGAGCGGCTGCTCGCCTTCCTGAAGGAGAAGATCCTCACCCTCGGCACCGCGGCATGCCCGCCCTATCACCTCGCCATCGTCATCGGCGGCACATCGGCCGAGCTCTGCATGAAGACGGTGAAGCTTGCCTCCGCGCGCTATCTCGACGCGCTGCCGACCCACGGCTCGCCGGACGGCAACGCTTTCCGCGACATCGAGATGGAAAAGGAAATCCACAAGATGACGCAAAGCTTGGGAGTCGGTGCACAGTTCGGCGGCAAATATTTCTGCCACGACGTGCGCGTGATCCGGATGCCGCGTCACGGCGCCTCGCTCCCGATCGGGCTGGGCGTATCCTGCTCGGCCGACCGCCAGGTGCTCGGCAAGATCACCAGGGATGGCGTTTACCTGGAAGAGCTCGAGCACAATCCGGCTCAGTATCTGCCGCAGGTCGAGCAGTCGCTCGGCGGCGAGGTCGTCAAGATCGATCTCAATCAGCCGATGAAGGATATTTTGGCGACCTTCGCGAAATATCCGATCAAGACGCGGGTCTCGATGACAGGCACCATGATCGTCGCGCGCGACTCCGCGCACGCCAAGCTGCGCGAGCGGCTGGAGAAGGGCGAGCCGCTTCCGGATTATTTCAAGAACCATCCGGTCTACTACGCCGGTCCCGCCAAGACGCCCGAGGGCTACGCCTCCGGCGCGTTCGGCCCGACCACGGCGGGCCGCATGGACTCCTTCGTCGACCAGTTCCAGGCCGCCGGCGGCTCGATGGTGATGGTGGCCAAGGGCAATCGCGCACCGGCCGTGCGCGAGGCCTGCAAGATGTATGGCGGCTTCTATCTCGGCTCGATCGGCGGCGCGGCGGCGAACCTCGCCGAGCACTGCATCAAGAAGGTCGAGGTGCTCGAATATCCCGAGCTCGGCATGGAAGCGATCTGGCGCATCGAGGTCGTCGACTTCCCCGCCTTCATCATCATCGACGACAAGGGCAACGACTTCTTCAAGGAGTTGAACCTGGGCTGA